The following DNA comes from Terriglobia bacterium.
CAAGGGCAGGCTGGACAATCCCTACAGTACCCGAGGCTACTACGGCGCGACGTCCCTTGCATTTATGCTAAATCCCCATTTGTTTCTGATCTGCGGCGGCAGTTACCGGAAAAACGAGGGCGCTGCCCTCCTGAACTCGACGTACGGGCTTCTTTACCTCTCGATTCGCTTCAGTGCTCCCGGGCTTTGGCGAGGTTCACGATGAAAAAAGCAAGACTGCGTGGCCTGCAAGACTATCTGGCGCTCATCGTACGCCGGCGCTGGTGGGTCATCATCACCTTCGTCGCTCTCTCGGCGCTCACGGTTCTCATTTCCATGCTGTTTCCCAAGGTCTACCTGTCGGAAACCATGATCCTGATCCAGCCGCGCGACGTGCCCACGGATTTCGTCAAGGACCTGATCGCCGGCAGCACCGATCAGCGCCTGAGCTCGATTGAGCAGACAATTCTCAGCCGGACCAACCTGCTGAAGATTCTCAACGAGTTCGAAGACCGCCTGGTGGCATTTCGCGGCCTTAACGACGACCGCAAAGTCCTCAAGCTGAAACAACAGATAAAGATCGATTTTTATTCCGAGCGCCGCAACGGCGTATATCTCCCCACCACGAGCTTCCGCATCTCATATCGCGATCGGAATCAGGAGCTGGCACAGAAGATCACGGCCCGGCTGGCTTCGCTGTTCATCGAGCAGGACAACCGCGCCCGCGAAGACCAGGTCTTCGGCACGACCACCTTTCTTTCCGGCGAGCTGAACAAGGTCGCCGACCAGCTGAAGCAATCGGAAGACAGGCTCAAGACCTTAAAAGAACGTTTCCGCTATGAGCTGCCCGGCGAGCTCGAGACCAACCTTCGCACCCTGGACCGCCTCCAGCTCCAGAAGACCTCCAATCTCGAAGCCCTGGACCGTCACCTGAGTTTGCAGATGACACTCGAGCGGCAGATCTCGGAAACGCCGCCGATGATAGCCCGCGACGTCCCGGGCAAAGCGGTCGTGGCAGCCGTTCCGGTCCGCAATCCGCTCGTGGAGAAATACCTGACCAAGGAGCGGGAATACAAGGAACTGCTCGTAAAGGCGACCGCGAAATATCCTGACGCCCAACGGCTCAAGGACGAGCTGGATCAGCTGAAAAAGGAAATTCCACCGGAGGATCTGGCAACAGCCCGGCAGACGGTCACCGACGAGGAGTCTGCGGTTACGGCTCCCAACCCGGTTTACCAGAGCCTCACCTCTCAGCTGCGCCAGGTAAAGACCGAAATCGAGATCCGCGAGAAGGAAAAGAAAACGATCGAGGCCGAGATGGAGCGTTACACGCAGCGCATCCAGAACACCCCGGGCGTCGAGCAGGAGATGGCCGCCGCGCTGCGGGCGAACGCGGATTTGACCAAACAACACACAGACCTCAAAGAGAAGCTGGATCAGGCCAAACTGGCGGAGAGCCTCGAAAGCAATCAGAAAGGATCCCAGTTCATCATCGTTGACCAGGCCAATTACCCGCTGGAGCCGATCACACCGGCGGCGCGCGTAATCGTTCTGATCGGATGGGCGATCAGTCTTGCGGTCGGGGTTGTGGTCGCCTGGATCGTCGATGGCTTGAATCAGATGGTGTGGACCCAGCGCGAGCTCGAGAGGCTGCTCGAGACGCCGGTGCTGGTCGAGATTCCCACGCTGGTCTCGGTATCCGACATCATACGCGCGCGCAGAAGGAGGCTGGCGCACGCCGTGCTGCTTGTCCTGTCTGCCGGGGTCTACCTGGGAGGGCTTTATTATCTCTACCTGAAGCAGTCTGCTCTCCTGCGTCTCCTCGATCCGCTCATCGAAAAGCTTACGGAAAGGATCACGAGCTAGCAATGCCCAACCCAGACGAACTTCTCGATAGAATCTGCCGCATCCAGAAGGATGGGGAAACCGGGTCTCTCTTACTCGAAAAGGGCGAAAAGGAGATCAAGGTCTATTTTCGTGAAGGGCTCATCAGCGCGGCCGCCACAAATGTCGCGCAACTGCAGCTGGGCCGGTTTCTGTCAAAGCTCGCGCATGTCGACGATTCCGATGTCGATCTCGTGCTGAAGGAAGCGCGCCGCCGGCGCATTCCGGTGGGAAAAGCCGCGGTACGCAGGAAGCTGCTCGAGGGAACAGAGCTGGAGGGCCTCGTTCGGGAGCAGATCGTTCAGGCACTGGCGCACGCGCTCGACAACGATTTCGAGATCCGGTCGTTCAAGCACACCTCGGATTCCTTTTTCATGCCTGCGCGGCTCGACCTCAACCGCCTGCTTCTCGAGCTGGCCAGGGTCAACCTCCAGCCGTTCAATCTGGAGCCCAGCCGGCGCATCGCCCTTACCAACGGAAAAGGCTGTTCCGGTCTTCCCTGGTATCCGCAGGAACTTTCCGTACTGAACGAGCTTACGCTGCCGCGGACGATTCAGGAGCTCGCTGCGGCCACCGGCCTGGATTATACGCGTCTCGGCAAGGTCCTGTGCGTGTTCAACTCCCTGCATCTGATTTCGCTTGTGGAGAACACTCCCAGCGATGAGACGGCCCTCGTCATCCGCGAGAGCTTCCCCTTCGAGCGTCTGACGCCCGAAATCCGCAAGGCCGGCCTGAGTGATAAGCTCGAGACCCTGCTCAACGAATCTTCCTTCGTCAGCGAGCAGTTCAAGACCCTCAAGGTCCGTCTCAGCGAAGCCTCCTCCGACCGGCCGCTCCGCGTCATCACGGTTTCGAGCCCTCACACCCAGGACGGCAAGTCGCTGATCAGCGTGAACCTTGCCGCTTCATGTTCCAGGGATCCGGGCCGGCGCATCATCATCGTCGATTGCGATCTGAGAAACCCGAGCCTGCACCAGTTCCTCGGGACTTCCCTCGAGCCTGGATTGCTCGGCTACCTGGAGGGCGATTACCTCCAGCCCTATTGCTACATGCGGCGCTGCGAAAGGCTCTATTTTCTGACCGCCGGGGGTGTTGCGCCCAATCCCGTCGAGCTGCTGTCACTCGAGAAGATGCAGAAGCTGATCCAATACCTGAAAATCGAGTTTGACACCATCATCCTCGATTCACCCCCCTTCGCCCCGATCTCGGATGCGCAGCTCCTGACGTCTTTGTCCGACGGCCTGATCCTGGTCGTCCGCTGCGGCCGGACTTCGTACAGCAGCATCGAGAAAGCTTTCCGGAACCTGGACCGCAACAAGCTGGTCGGCGTGGTCCTGAACGACGTCAAGCCGATGATGTTCAACACCCAGTACGACTACAAGTACTACCACTACAAAAGCCGGGATCGTTACCCCTACGGCAAGCGCAAACTTGCTCCCCACCCCAAAACCTATCTGGAACAATGATAATAAGATGAAGGGGGCTATCCACTTCGCTCTCGTAGGTACAACCTGTCGTGGCCAGTTCCCTATGTCTTCTCTGCTTTGGCGTGTTCAATGGCTTCCGGAGGCCGATTACGCGTGGCTGCATGATCTTCACCCAGATCGCCGACTTCCTTGGGCCGTTGGCGCCGGGCTCTGGCGCAATTCTGAAGCGCCGTGACCGTTAGCTCAAGCGGGGGGAGGGCCCAAACCACAAGGCCTTGTGGTTACGAGAGTGAAGTGGATAGCCCCTTAAGATGAATTTGGGGACGCGGATGAACGCTGACGAACGCGGGCGCCACGAAGGAAAAGATCGCCGTCTGTCAGGAATGGCGCTTAATTAAGGAAATAGGGTGCGACCCTGGCGGGCTCAGCCATTCCGACGAGCCATCGGTTGCTACAATCCCCGCAGCCGTTGGCGCCCGCAGCCGTTGGCCTCCGCAGCCGTTGGCGCCCGCAGCCGTTGGCGTCCGTAGCCGTTGGCGCCCGCAAGCCGTTGGCGTCCGTAGCCGTTGGCGCCCGCAAGCCGTTGGCGTCCGTAACCGTTGGCGTCCGCAAGCCCTGGAAGGGCGGCCGTAGTTTTCAGCCCAGGGCGCAAGCCCTGGGATAAGGCGCAAATGATGGATGAGCCCTGTAAGGGCGATGCAGGAACGCCTGCAATGCCCCGATTACAAGGACCTGGCATCGCCCTTACAGGGCTCTCTTTGTTAACGGCTCCCCATTCCCAGGGCTCACGCCCTGGGCTGCGGCTGCGGACGCCCCTTTCGGGGCTTAAGCCCTTGCTCCTGGTACGCTCAAGACGATTCCAATCACCCTTATTTAAGCGCCATTCGTGTCTGTCAGCGTTGCTTCGCGTCCTGGCGCCTTCGCGGTTGCTCTTGCTTTTCTTCGTTTTTCATATGCAACTCCCGCGCTGCGTGGCACAGTCCCCGGATAACGTCCTGCTGGTGGTCAACGACAACAGCGAGGATTCCAAAGCGATCGCGCGTTACTATGCCGAGAAGCGAAAACTGCCTGCTGCCAACATCTGCCGGCTCCGCACCACCGAATCCGACACCATCTCGCGCGACACCTTCGAGCGCGAGATCCTCCGCCCCGTGGCCGATCACCTCCGTTCCCAGGCCCTTCAGGATCAAATCCTGTACATCGTCACCACACGTGGCCTGCCGCTGGTCGTCGACGGCAACGCGAGCCCGATCGGAGACCTTGCCTCCGTCGATACGGAGCTGGCCCTGGTTTACCGCTACCTGGTAATGGGAAGCTTCCCCTATCACGGCCGGGTCGAGAATCCGTATTTCGCTGTTGAATTCAACCGCGAGAATTTCCGGCCTTTTGTGCGCCGTGACTACGACATCTACCTGGTGACGCGCCTGACCGGTTCATCGGCCGTCCACGCCATCCTGCTCGTGGACCGCGCTCTGGCAGCAGAAGCAAACGGGGATTTCTATTTCGATCTGGCTTCCGCGCAGCAGTCCGCCGAAGCCGATTGGACTCAGCAGGCGGCCGCGGCGTTGAAGGAAGCGGGTCGCAAGGCTACCGTGGACAACACCGGCAAGGTTCTCGATAACCTGGCAGCGGTTCAAGGCTACCTCAACCAGGGTTCGGCTGATATGAACCTGGCCGGCCGCATCCCGCAGATCCAATGGAGCCCGGGAGCCCTCGCGACCGTTCTCGACAAGGTCACGGCCAGGATCTGGCGCGGGCAGAACCGGGATCAGGATGCAGGATCGCTGGCCGCGCGCTTCGTCGAGAGCGGTGTGACCGGATTCGTCGGATATGTGGCCGATCCGACGCCGGACGGCTACATCCGTCCCCAGATCCTCTTTCCGGCCTACGCCGCCGGTTACAACCTGGCGGAAGCCTGTTATGCCGCGTCGCGCTACCTCAGTTGGCGTGAGATCGTCATCGGGGACCCGCTGGCATCACCCTACTCAAAAAACTCTGCGCGCCAGCGGAGCGACCTGGCGGCAGCTTTCCACCCCGGGATCGACAAGGAAACAGGTCTTCCCGAACATTTCTCCCAGCGCCGTCAGCTCAACCTGACCCAGAAATACTCGACCGGCCGCGAAGCGGTGGTCGGGCTGCTCAAGGCGGAGGCGGCCGCCGGCAGGGGAGACGATGCCGGCGCGCTGGCGCTGATTGACAAGAGCCTCGAACAGGATCCCTATATCGCGGAATCGCACCTACTGAAGGCCCAGCTCCTGGAACGCGGCCAGGATTTCGTCCGCTCATTCGAT
Coding sequences within:
- a CDS encoding CpsD/CapB family tyrosine-protein kinase translates to MPNPDELLDRICRIQKDGETGSLLLEKGEKEIKVYFREGLISAAATNVAQLQLGRFLSKLAHVDDSDVDLVLKEARRRRIPVGKAAVRRKLLEGTELEGLVREQIVQALAHALDNDFEIRSFKHTSDSFFMPARLDLNRLLLELARVNLQPFNLEPSRRIALTNGKGCSGLPWYPQELSVLNELTLPRTIQELAAATGLDYTRLGKVLCVFNSLHLISLVENTPSDETALVIRESFPFERLTPEIRKAGLSDKLETLLNESSFVSEQFKTLKVRLSEASSDRPLRVITVSSPHTQDGKSLISVNLAASCSRDPGRRIIIVDCDLRNPSLHQFLGTSLEPGLLGYLEGDYLQPYCYMRRCERLYFLTAGGVAPNPVELLSLEKMQKLIQYLKIEFDTIILDSPPFAPISDAQLLTSLSDGLILVVRCGRTSYSSIEKAFRNLDRNKLVGVVLNDVKPMMFNTQYDYKYYHYKSRDRYPYGKRKLAPHPKTYLEQ
- a CDS encoding TIGR03790 family protein; amino-acid sequence: MQLPRCVAQSPDNVLLVVNDNSEDSKAIARYYAEKRKLPAANICRLRTTESDTISRDTFEREILRPVADHLRSQALQDQILYIVTTRGLPLVVDGNASPIGDLASVDTELALVYRYLVMGSFPYHGRVENPYFAVEFNRENFRPFVRRDYDIYLVTRLTGSSAVHAILLVDRALAAEANGDFYFDLASAQQSAEADWTQQAAAALKEAGRKATVDNTGKVLDNLAAVQGYLNQGSADMNLAGRIPQIQWSPGALATVLDKVTARIWRGQNRDQDAGSLAARFVESGVTGFVGYVADPTPDGYIRPQILFPAYAAGYNLAEACYAASRYLSWREIVIGDPLASPYSKNSARQRSDLAAAFHPGIDKETGLPEHFSQRRQLNLTQKYSTGREAVVGLLKAEAAAGRGDDAGALALIDKSLEQDPYIAESHLLKAQLLERGQDFVRSFDDYRKALELGQNSREMHLKLARLALDKLRDPGKAAPFTLWLYSRYGKADPELAMLYADVEMQNGRPDEAKTVYQRLVSELNPPPALALAGLGRIQFEQRNFDQAKDLLTRALELNRDESKASTDHQDSGMRLDEEEVRRLLQKATSQPAKPKDGVSVTVGTPETKSDGKTYPVRIISQSEIPYPFVAHLNKVEGQVVVALLIDEMGQVMKGMIVSGDRRLAKAVIDSAKLWRFEPRMENGRAVTSWYTLPVNFKLTKKPPDAKRLPLEHQVGS